Genomic segment of Zingiber officinale cultivar Zhangliang chromosome 11B, Zo_v1.1, whole genome shotgun sequence:
aacacaatttGTTTTTATCATGAATGGATTATTGCATAATCATAAGAAGATCTTCAATTATTTATAACTCGTTGAAGTGACAAGTCCACAAAAATACAGATGGTTTCTGTTTGAATTCATCTCTCAAGTATTCAGAGTATGGACTAAGGACTGGACAGAAGAATTGTCTTCTAACTATTTCAGCCAAAGAACCTATATAGGTGAAACAAGGCTAAAACTATTTGATTGACATTTTTGCTATCTTACCCCCAAAATTGGAAGTTGGTACTAGTTTGCAACATGATGATAGCTAGAATGTGGAAAAGAAAATATTGGCGAAAGAGGCAAACATGAACGGCAATGAAGAACAAACCATAGCAATGGCGATCCACAGACAAGCAAAGGCTAACACCACACTGCTTCCTTATAGTCTCCTCTCTATTGTGCACACAGCTGTAAGTGTATctacaagaaaactaatttgcATACAGTATGCACAACAGTTATCAAACTCCAGATAATTGTCTAATTTTGATCTGTAAGAATTTAGGTTTACTCCAAGACTTGATATTCAAAAGGAACAAACGATAGAATTGACAGTATGAAGTGAACTCAGGAACAAAACTATGCATGGAAAAGAATAGCAAAGTGGCACTAATATAAAGCAGTTTAAAGTTCATAATTTATAATCAAAGATACACAAGACAGAGATGAGGCATACCTAAAGTAGCCATGATAGCAGCAAATACAATGATACCCACAGGCTGCACTCTCAACTTGCCAATGGGATACTTATAGATGTTAACATTCTTCATAGACAAATGGGCGAACCAAAGAATGCCACCTGCCATGAAATCCAGCAACGAGTCAAGTGTAGATGCTGCAATTGCCATGGACCCAGTTCTCACTGTAGCATATATCTGTCATGAATTTAGGGAATCAGCACAAGAGTTTTTTTACAGGTCCACAGAATTTATTGAAGTTCTGGTGATTGGGAGATGCCTCAGCAACTAGACTACCTTGAACACCAAGAGAACAATATTTGCAAAATTGGATATCTTCATCGCAAACTCATTCTTCGCATCCAAGTCATCTTGAAAGTCAACAGTACCAAACGCAGAACCCAAAGAGTCAACTTCTTCAAAAGATCTCAAAGTGGCGAATTGCCTTTCGTAGTACTCTCTCTCCCCTAAACAAAAGAGGATAAAGAAAATGCTTTAATTAGTATAAGGAAGAAGCCGATCGCCTTCCTGAAATTCCTAATGCTGACAAAGAGAAAGAACGATTATACAATTCCTAAAAATAAGTTCAGTAGATGCTCCTTGAACATGTTCAGCAGATACTCTAAGCTTTATTAGTAGGAAGCAGATCTTAAATTCAAAGGGAACAACAGCAAATCATGCTGAGGCATACAAATTACAACCATTATAAATCATCCATGACAGCAACTGACGGATCATCAAGACATTTGAGAAGAAATAGATTATacacaaaagaaataagaagAAAACTAGAAATCGCTAAGATGGACGATGAACTTCAAAAGGAACAGGGCAGGTCAATGCATCGGATTAATTTGGCATCGAACAGACATGCAAACGACGAAAATAATAGCAATCAGAGTTGGGGATACGAGCTAGGGCGGACGTTCGACGAACCTCGGCGAAGGCCTTTGACGCGGGAAAGATCGACATCGGCGATACTCTCGGGATCGATCTGGTCGCGGAGCTTCGCCGGTAGCCGAGCCACAAACTCTGTACGCAGCGAATTCACCGAGTATCTCCTCAGCAGGGGCTGCGCCGCCGCCAGCGGCTCCCTCGCTTCCCCAACCTCCCCTTCCATCTCACGCTCTCGCGCGCTCTCGCGCTGTCGCCAGAAGAAAGCAGAGATTTCACTTGAACAGAACAAGAGGCAAATTAAAAATATCAGAGGGAGCCGGAGCCAACTTGATCCTCAACTATACAACAATATTCCACATTTAGAAtcggaaaaatatttttttttaagaaaaaaaaaacgaagAAAGTTGACTTTCTAATGCATTTCTGCCGTTGACCATGTTATATTTTGTgttacaaatatttttatttcaccCCTtcgtgttttatttttcttttcagtgAATATGAAAACTATTTACCAGAACATGTTTGTTGATGATAAAAATTGATTATCCTTAATACAACGATGGTCGtttttacttgaagacgacaataAGAGGATGACAAACAATCACAATGCAGTACCAAAAAAAGATTTATTAGGCACATTGCTATATTGGCTGTATACAGAATATTTATATATTGTTAACCAATAAACACGCAttacatatataatataatatataaatacatATAAAATTAGGGAAAATTTGCATGCAATCCCCATTAACCAACAAAAGTTTGCATGCACTCCctattgaaaattttttttcttttcactccctagtctaatatacttacctaattacccctgatattttaagtataaaaagtctaaaaatgagtataaatcttcttaaattcagtataattaaactagaatctagtatattttttatcaaattgagtaaTATTCTTTTTCcatctcaattggatggaaaatatactagctttttttttaaatggtactcaattagatgtaaaatatattaaattttctttaaatgatactcaattggatgaaaaatatactagattttttttttcaaatggtactgaatttaagaagaattatattaaataggaaaaaagtcgtaatcaatttaatagaaaatatattcgattctagtttaaaatgctgaatttaataggaattatactcatttttagattatttatacctaaaatatatgaaggataattataattaaaaatatactagattttttttaaatgttactcaattggatagaaaatatactagattttctttaaattatactcatttttggatattttgtaccaaaaaaatctgaggggcaattaggtcacaatatttgcatgagggagttgaagtaaataaaattttatatgcaGGAAgtgaaaataaagtttttttataAATGAGGATTGCATATAAAATTCAAGTTCTGATTGaggatttttctctactttactctgtttttcatataaaaaatagcttgaataaataataataaatcttaaatttattttgtgaaaagaaaaaaaaaatgacattAACAAGTAAACTTAATCAGTGAAACGTTTAGATTTTTAATATCCATGTGATTGCTACACAAACACAAGATCACTAATAATATATACAAGTTCAATGCTAAATTCATAAAAATGGTACATGATAAATCTGTCATCTCATGACTATTTGtaagaaaataaattagaaaattataattaatcagtataaagaagagtttttttttcttcaattttatTGAGATTCCCTATGATAGTAATTCTGTCATGTATTAATCAACTCAACCTTAAAATTATACATATTATCATATAATTCAGGTCAGGTCAGAAAATTGATAATCGATAGTGGTAGAATttataaagagagagagagagagagagagaggaggttGGTTCAAAGAAATAACACAGACAGTTTACAGTTGGTTCAAAGAAATAACACAGACAGTTTACAGTTATGATATGAATTCAAGATGGTTATTCACGGTTCTCAAAAGTGGTGAGCTTGAAGTTGTAGTCATTTCTTTGCTTTGGTTGTTTATCCTCCCTAGACACTTGATAAGGCATcgttaatttataaaaaaaaaaaaaatcgaatctGACAAGCTCCTGCTCCAGTTCACTGATGGGTAGAACCGAAACTTCAATTTGACTGAGTGAAGAGTGATCTGGGACATCAACTCGTATAAGTCAATTGGTCAAACAGGCCTAGGTTAATAAATCACTttcattaaatataaaaattttacctAAAAATCtacttatacaaaatttaaagCACACATAaaccaatataaaaagaaaactaatttacttGGAAATGAAGAATAAGAACATCTATATCAATTTTcttattactatatctaaaatttaagataaataatttattttattaaatttagataattttttttcacTACACATTACATGAGCTATCCTAAAATTTCTAtcatccttatttttttattattttcttctctttcttctatttttttattatatatatatgaaatgagtggaaggagagagatggAGTGGAAGGAgaaagattaaaaagaaatattattttatttttatggtaGTGATTTCATTCCCTAAGGGCATCTCCAATGTAAGGTTTATGAGAggtttgtaaaataaaaaaaaaactgaataaaAAGTCTTGAATCATTATAGAGATGAAGTTTGAGGTTTGTAGTTTAAGAGCAGTAGTGAAAACACAAACATGCTCTTTTGTGTCAAATTTGATGCAATATGCATGAAGCCATGCAACTCATGCTATGACATGGATCATAAGAAAGCTCATTTAGAGCTTTAACCATTGAAGATATTTCAATGAATTTTCATATTGTTGATGTGGCATATTGGGATCTTGAAAAAAATTCATTTAGAGTTCTAACCATTAGAGAtgccctaaatttagagaatattcatcaaatctaaatttgcCCATTAAAACTATGGTAGATACCTAGAATTTACTAGAGCTCCTTTTCATCAATTTTGACTATCAATAATATTAGGCACGTCTGGAAGAGATTACACAAGATATTACAATGTGAATGTCCATATAAAATAAGGTTTTTAATGAAAGAATGAATAAGACGACCACAATAATATAAGGCGTCAAACAGATtttcagaaaaataataatttgcaaTCCTAATTCCAGCAAGTGTTTTTGGCTAGTAGCAAATGAGAAAAACAAAACTTGATAAAAGGAAATGAAGTCATCTTTTGCATCGTCAACTACTGTAGTAATTTTAGAATTCTCTTGAAATAGTGAGACCAGAAATGGCAGTCATCACTGCGACTCTAGTTTGTTGGAGTATTTGAAAAGGTTTAGATAGTTTGGCaaaagaagacaaaaaaaaaatgaaaagatcgACCAAAGACAACCAGAATAACTAGGAGAGGGATAACAATTAAGGATCTATGGCAGACATCAAAAAGTTTGAGATTCAGAATCCAGAATCTAGTagaaatgaagaagagtcaactaGAAATGAAGAAGCGAAAGACCTGATTAAGAACAGCACTCATTTAAGTTCATTTCTTGCTCCAGAATCATCTTTCCCCACAGAAACTCAAAGGGTACCTAACACCCAGGTGCGCCATGTGGAGAGGAGAATGCATGAACAAAATTTCCAATGTTGCAATTGTAATGAGAAAATTCTAAAAAGATGCTTTCCCCTGAAACAGatgctttctttttctttgtttctaaagtttaaaaattcaaattaagaagAGCTCAAATTAACGGATTCAGTTATGATCTTGGCACCACATTTCCAGCTGCCATCAACAGGACTTGAATAGAAGAATGCAGAATGAATTTCAGACTGATGGCAAATGATCTATACGCATGAAACCTGATTTGATTGGACAAAATTATGAACAGTTGAGCTTACTCTGAACATATACATCGATTTAAGGCTTGTGTGTTATTCAAACAATTCTTCCAATGACACAACAATATCTCCAATGGCTTTACTTGACAGAAGAGAAAGATATCACGATCCACTCCTATTGAGATAGAAAATTGTGTGCACAGTCCACAGACATTGACCCAAATTCAGGGTGAGGACAACCAAGATTAGAGCCCAACAGAGAGCACAAAAGTAAGCATCAATTTGATGTCACCTCAAAAACCACCTGTCCAACAGAGACCATAGTTTTGACTCAGTGAGGATTCACAAGGATGGAGACAGTCAATTAGCATAGTATTTGCCGATCAATTCTTACATCAAAGTAATCCTTAAGCCACAACAAGCTAACAAGAATCCACCACCAATACAATTATATAGACCAATAACAACCAAAAGATCTAACCCTCAAGCACTGCCAAAGCTATTTTCAAATCAAATTTCCAGTTAGAACGATTGTTATTAAGAGGTACAGCTAGGCATTGTAGCACTAGGCACCACATCTGAAGAGCCTCTAATAGTTAAACGTGAGTGACTATGCCTGGGGACAAGAAGGTGCTAAGACATACACCTTCCTAAAAATCTGGTGCAGAAAAAGCAAGCCCAATGAACTAAAAAGACCCTAGGCACATGGAGTTTTCTCCATGATCCACTGCAAGAGAAAGGGGAAATTGAAGACCAAAAATACCTGAGGATTCTCAAGTTGGCATTATGAAGGTATTTAAATATTTTACATGACTTAGATTTCTGATGGTGTAGAATTTCATTAGATGCTACTCGTACTTCTGGAGCTGATATTATATGGTATTTTGTGGACATTGTTACAGTATTAGAACTTCAATAATGTACAGTTTTTTTCAGATTGGTTTACTTGCTGAAAGATGATTTTTAGTATTATATTTGTGTCTTTGTGTGGTATATGTCATATACATAAATATAATTAGAAGAAACTAGAACCACCTCCTCCTTCGCCACTTCTTGTACTGACTCGAACAAAGGGGACACTattataaactttattttattagGTTGCTAGTTAGGATAGTTATTTAGATAAGAATGAAAGTGTCATATGTAGGAATGTCAAATATTACGAGAAAGCGAGATCACATATGACTCTTCGATTTTGAGTCATAGATAAGATCTGGGATTGATGGATCAATTTCAACTAGAACAAAGGACTAAAGtcgaatttttcaaatttaagtttgtTTTTAACTCCTTGAATTCGAAATTTATGCTTTTGGATTTTAGATTGTGAAAATTGATTCAcactaatatttaaaattttttaaaatcaccCCTCCTAGTTTAAAATCCTGGCTACACCACTGCTTATCGAGCTTGACCGGCCATTTGGGTAAAGGTAATTGTTGGAAAGACTTAATGAGAAGGCAGATGCATAAATAACATATGAACTTATGCAGAAAATTTTATTCTGCAGATGGTGCAACCTTGTTAAAATTCAACTCAAATTCTACGATCAGATCATAAAGCAATTAAAACAATCTCCAAAGATCAACAATGGCAATCAGAGTACCTTTTCTAAGCTGGCAATTCAACTCTATACCACCATCAAAAACATCATAGCTTAACACTAAGGACCTAGTTACTATGAGGAAAGGAAATATCTAAGGAAAGAAAGAGGAGGAGGAAAAACAGAGAGTTAGGAAAAGGATCGGGAAATCCCTAGTGTTGGTTTTCTTTGAGTTTGAGGGAAGGAAAAAAGTAGAGTTGTtcattcaagttttttttttccttggagGGTAAGAAAGAGAGAGTGAAAGTCAATTTTTAATTGTTTATTTGTTAAGaaacagtaaaaaaaatcaatacaCATGGGTTGCAGGTACCAGATATTGTCATCAGTACAAAATCACATAAAGAGTTGATCAGGCAACTACCCAACATTTGACAGTTGTTCAATAATTAGAGCCTTGAAACTGAATCACTCGCTAGCATTCTAGTATTTAGATTTCCATATGTACGACCTTCACTGTtagcaaaattttcaaattaacgCATGGATTCATTACTTGTTAGCAAAAAACATGACATTAATGTTCTCCAAGGAAGTGAAAAGTACAACAGCTGGCATCTAAAGAATCCTAGAAGATGTAAGTTATGTAAAACAATAGCATTGAATGTAGTTAATGAATCCTGAAACACCAGCATTTTCCTTCCAACTTTAAAATCTAGATATTAGCATTGAAGAAAGGATATTTCcaatttgttgattttattatgTTGAGAGTACATATCAGCATCGCAAACTATTTTCTTGCACACAATATGCCCCTCTCTGATAGCTGGCTTATAAAAGAGTAAGAAAAAATAATGATCAGTATTACATATTTGATCAAGAAAGTCGTAACTCGTAGCAGCATAATTATCAAAGCATTTATTTAGTCCTCCCAAGGGGGGAAAAAACAACGTTGATGATCATCTTGAACAAAGATAACAGCATTGATGAAAAAAATTGTAACTTGTAGTAACCAGGTTACTTTCGTTAACACTGCAATTGCAATTCGTTTATTAAGTGAACTATAATCGTGGTAATTAGTATGTTGAGAATCAACATACCTCGAGTCTTTGCACAACAAGAACCATGAGGATTTCGTACTAAAAATTATCACTAATCTCTGGGGTCGTGGTATTGTCACCGCCATCCGCGCTACTTCCCATGGTTGATCCCTGCCGTTCCACTGGGCGCTCCGGTGCGAGCGTCTCCCTGCTGTCCGCTAGAGTTTCATCCAAATGCTCCATCTGAAAGAGCGACGCGTCCCTGGCCTCTGATGTAAGGGACCGAACTGGGAACGATAGACGATGCTGACTCCTCACTTGCCATAGCGCAGCCGTCAGCACCATGGCCTCCTCATCGACCGTGCTGAGCGCTAGTGGCAACGAGTCATCAACTCCCTCACCCACCGCCGAGACACTTGAGGGGAGTACCGGTCCACTGGCGGCGACTGAATATTCATCAGGGGCAGGGATCGGTGAGCGGCAGACGGGGCAAGAGTTGTGGAGGGTTAGCCAAGGGACGATGCAATCGGAGTGGTAGATGTGGGAGCAGGGGAGGCGACGGGCGGCAGATAGAAGGGCAAACTCATCCTTGCAAACGGCGCAAGAGGGGAAGGAAGCGGCATCAACCTCGGAGATACAGACGGTGGGGAGGGCATCGATGGATGCAACGGAGGCAGGAGAGCAGCGGGTGGGGTCGGAGGGCGGGAGGGGGTCATCGCCGCCTCCATCGGCCAGTTGGGCGATGAGGCGGCGGAAGCGCGCAGCACGGGAACGGAGAGGACGGTGGTGGTCATCAGAGTCCGAGGCGGATCCGGTTTCTTCGTCGTCGGAATCGGTGAGGAGGACCAAGGGGAGGGATTGGGGAGGGGGAGCaggtgaggaggaggaagaaggggaagaggaggagaggaggtgGGCGGGGCCGATTTCCATTTCCTCAAGGGAATCAGAACAGAAGCAATCGGGGCAGATCAGAGGAGAGTGGGAAGGGAGGAGGGTGACGCTCATGTCGCACTGGTGGCACCAGTAAATGATGGACGGGAGAGTAGCGTCAGTGAAGGCGGAGGAGCAGAGAGGTGCGGCGCTGGCGACGGCGGTTGGATTTGGTGGAGATGCAGCAGCAGAAGACATGTCGGCAGCAGCTCTCCCCCTCCGTCTCAATTTTTCTTCGTTTCTCTCCCACCTCTTCTTTCTTCTTGCCGTCGTCAACGGTCAATGTTGATGGTGAACCGTAAAAAGGAAGTCGGTCGGAAAGAGAAAGATCGGGTGACACGGCCGTTCCGGTTCAGCCCTGTTTTTTGACTTCAGTGCCGTCCTCGGTCCGGCACAGCTCCAAACGAACGGTCCGGAAAAACAGCTCGGCCCGATTTGATATGGACTCTATGTCCACGTTGTCGCATGATTTCAAATCTGAAATGTCACTTCACGGGGAATAAATTTCATTCCTTTCGGACTCTTCAATTTGATTCTCTCTTTACTTAGCAGTTCAAGCCTTCTGGCTTAACTAATTTCAATTTTATATCTCATGAACTTGAGCTAGCTTTTAGATTGATACAGTACATGGGATAACGTTTGAAATGCCAGAGTACGTAGAAATACGAAGTATGAGCAGAGTCACTATATCATATGATATAGCGAAGATATGACGATGTAATGTCTCCCTTACTATAACACAAAGCGGTATTATAAACTGAGTCTTCATCCATGAGTGAATGTTAAGCATACATATCAATtatcttaaattaaatttttatcttaaattttacattttacattAAAAAAACATTCGCATCAGGTACCCTACTCATtccctaaatatacattttatgaatagtagttctttaaatttagggaatggatttcattccctaaacattaaaatactacttctctctcctccctttaataataaaaaatttctctctccttcctctattaataaaaaatttctctcacCTCTATCTCTTTCCtccatctaataataaaaaatatgaaggaaagagaaaaaataataaaaaaataaacatatggCAAATTATAGGGAAGTTGATGTATCATGCAGTGAAAaatagatatctaaatttaataaagtagttcttttatcctaaattttagattttgaatGAAAATACTGATGTAGATGATCTTACATGTACACAAATATGCATACATTCATCTATCCTTAACTTTCATTCTACCTCTCTTTAATTCTATTTCTGTCTCTCCTTTTCAGGACCGACGAGCGCCatgggtgacccattctttttatttatttatttatttatttatttaggatCGGTGACTCCATCAAGCTAAAAAAAGTAACTCACGGATGATTTAATTTCTTCATCGAACATCAGTATTTTCCCATAGCTAAAGTTTTTCTTCATCGGCACTTACTAAATTTTGATGCCTCTTTATTGCTGTCTATTTTTTGACGCCTTTCTTTAGAACATCCTCGGTCAACCCTTTACGTGGCTTATAAACTAAACCAGAAACTACCCTCGCGCTCTTCTCCCAGCCACCCCCGCGTGTCTCCCTCTGCTGCAGACATTCTGCCACCAATTAAGCTCGAGAGCCATGCATCCACCCGACGCCGGCTACCCCTACCCGCCACCATCGGCCCCCGGCGTTTACTCGACTCCGCCGGTTACCTCCGTTTACCCGCCTCCGTTTCAGAGCCCTCAGTCGTGGTCCACCGGCCTCTTCGACTGCACAAGCGACTGCACCAATTGTGAGTTCTATTCCTTCGATTGCTAGCTTGATCGGTTAATTAGCTAGGGTCTGGTCTAATAAGTGCTCGACGAAATGACTGAGCGAAGGCGTCGTGACCTTGTTCTGCCCCTGCATCACCTTCGGCCGCATCGCCGAGATCCTGGACCGCGGATCGGCGCCGTGCGGGCTGAGCGGGGCGTTGTATGCGCTGCTGCAGTACTTGACGTGGTTCCACTGGGTGTACTCCTGCACCTACCGCACCAAGATGAGGGCGCAGTACTCGCTCGCGGACGCCCCCTGCAGCGACTGCCTCGTCCACTGCTGCTGCGAGCAATGCGCGCTGTGCCAGGAGTACCGCGAGCTCAACAACCGTGACTTCGACATGTTCATAGGTATAATTGATTCTATTGTTACATTGCGCTGCATTCCTCTTTCTTCCCAGTTttctctctctcactctctctctgtgtttttttttttgttttctctttgTCTTTTCTCTTGACTTGGATTTGTTCTTCCCAAAAACTGGAATTCGACGTCGCACTGCAGAAAGCCAAAACTCTTTAAAGAAAAATAGCCAAATACACCTATTCCAACTGGGCCGGTCTAACTTGGGCTGGACTCAATGACATTTTGACAACTTTAAACTTTTAATTTCAAAAGCCTTGCCAATGTCCATATTCTTTAAGAGACGAAAAGAACGAGCTATAAATTAACTtcattgatttattttttcatataatttaggGATAGATTTAGAGACAGCATAATCTACAAAAGACATTCAAAGGgatattaattcaataattttaGAAGTTTAATAAGACCTTTACCACTCTACAAGTTAATAATATATATTGTAAAATATTAGAGTATTCATATCAGATATCCtattcaaaaattttatcttaaattttgaaTAGAATATCTAAAAAATCTTTACATCGATTATCTTATCTATtcctttaagttaggacttctctaaatttagagaatgaatttcatttttttaaatattatagaggagagaggagagaggagagaggagagagaagagagaagaaataGAAAAGTTATATATGATATATTTAAAAGTAgatattcaaatttaataaaataatttttttattttaaattatacatTCTAGATAGAAAAGTTAGtatataaaaaaaagataatGTTAAATGGCAGAATCTGGTCAACTAGTGCATGCATGTACAaagatattttagtaatatcatatgtatatattaattacatgtatGTCCATGCATACATTGTAATTGGAAGATAAAGAATTCTAACTGGTCAAATTCTGACCaacaaaatttactcataaaaaaatattttatttactaaCATATTTGTATTATTTGTggataaatttaattttacagGGTGGCATGCAAACATGGAAAGGCGAGCAACCGCTGCGGCAGTTTATTTACCCCCCGTTACTCCCGATGCCATGCTGCGCTAAGTAATCTAGAAACAATTATATTAATGTTTCCttattataattttcaaaatattaatctttATGCCTGATTTTGGATCGTACCAAGGTGA
This window contains:
- the LOC122034997 gene encoding E3 ubiquitin-protein ligase RING1-like — encoded protein: MSSAAASPPNPTAVASAAPLCSSAFTDATLPSIIYWCHQCDMSVTLLPSHSPLICPDCFCSDSLEEMEIGPAHLLSSSSPSSSSSPAPPPQSLPLVLLTDSDDEETGSASDSDDHHRPLRSRAARFRRLIAQLADGGGDDPLPPSDPTRCSPASVASIDALPTVCISEVDAASFPSCAVCKDEFALLSAARRLPCSHIYHSDCIVPWLTLHNSCPVCRSPIPAPDEYSVAASGPVLPSSVSAVGEGVDDSLPLALSTVDEEAMVLTAALWQVRSQHRLSFPVRSLTSEARDASLFQMEHLDETLADSRETLAPERPVERQGSTMGSSADGGDNTTTPEISDNF